The Thiothrix subterranea genome has a segment encoding these proteins:
- a CDS encoding DUF11 domain-containing protein, translated as MDGSLILGFMDRLGHQVGGVNYTPNYPDDDTMIQGQTGGDIIRVCNNGGKYELENNATCTSGSTAGKDKGQGPGNGEYYWGEMWDFNPFNADGGYHQETSFGGLAFKAGSGEIAVTAMNPLNPNANAGGVIWLDNATGGRAANAGVQVYRQQDGTSPYFGKASGMGDVELFCAEAALQPDVSLTKVVDKPTAKRGETVIYTLTLSNTGTGAATGVSVTDSLPAGVVYVSDDGSGAYVASSGVWSVGSLAANTTKTLKITVTVK; from the coding sequence ATGGATGGTAGCTTGATTCTCGGTTTTATGGATCGCCTAGGGCATCAAGTGGGTGGCGTGAATTACACACCGAATTACCCCGATGATGACACCATGATTCAAGGGCAAACCGGCGGCGATATTATCCGCGTGTGCAATAACGGCGGCAAATACGAACTGGAGAACAATGCCACCTGCACCAGCGGCAGTACCGCAGGTAAGGATAAAGGCCAAGGTCCCGGCAATGGCGAATATTACTGGGGTGAGATGTGGGATTTTAACCCCTTTAACGCCGATGGTGGTTATCACCAAGAAACCAGCTTTGGCGGTTTGGCATTCAAAGCCGGTTCGGGTGAAATTGCGGTGACGGCGATGAATCCGCTAAACCCGAATGCCAATGCGGGCGGGGTTATCTGGTTGGATAATGCCACAGGTGGGCGTGCTGCCAATGCCGGTGTGCAAGTTTACCGCCAGCAAGACGGCACTAGCCCGTACTTTGGGAAAGCCTCTGGGATGGGTGATGTGGAATTGTTCTGTGCCGAAGCCGCGTTGCAACCCGACGTGAGCTTGACCAAAGTGGTCGATAAGCCGACGGCGAAACGTGGGGAAACCGTGATTTATACCCTGACACTGAGCAATACCGGCACGGGCGCTGCTACCGGCGTGAGCGTGACCGACTCGTTACCGGCTGGAGTCGTGTATGTCAGTGATGATGGCAGCGGCGCTTACGTAGCATCGAGTGGGGTTTGGTCAGTGGGCAGTTTGGCAGCAAATACCACCAAGACGCTAAAGATTACCGTCACCGTGAAATAA
- a CDS encoding SdrD B-like domain-containing protein, giving the protein MIHHKPTWLGAIGVVALLPSVTLADVSGKVFRDFNANGVFDSNEVGVANVTVKAFDPSGAQAATAVSAADGTYALTLATGTDYRVEFTWGEDWLQPAAAGGTSVQFVKNGARSINFALHNPAQTVAPGATPSVVTAVQSGSVHYGTEFVLTKTPESAGSTSSTSMNAYMTPAPTVLAQEQEIGAIWGVAHDRSRQRLLAAAFVKRFARLAGNPTTIYSVPENAGTPTTWITLDASRADPHGASPDWSKDFDVIPSVGKEGLGDVDIAEDGKTVYTIDLQTRELVLIPVNTDGSAGTPSRVALSTTLANCTDSNDIRPMGLGVRDGKVFVGSVCSGESTVSGLPIASTAARKGDPSKLRGYVHVWDGATTFAPVADFALNYQRGCLNSGGMGNCDTYGNAAWQAWTPTYPFSDWSGYGNGYPQPLISDIEFTPKGDMVLGLADRFGHMDGGYAAEPPSGSFNSGQLTIAGDTLHACKTGENTWVMEKLISGDASCSTAGKGYDANKQPTLDEYYFEDDMGLIIPGNHADVGDGGIGIVLENSAIISTVMDPARNAPWSSDGKDPWQSHGLHWYDSTTGGFNKGYVLVDEGQPSDQPIWGKGNGLGDVEVLYPPAPVEIGNRVWLDTNSDGIQGADEAGIDGVEVKLVCGSDQAVTTTANGGQFLFSNAQGGNAPFMEYGESCTIKVDGTQTGVKDYSLTTQNADSVTDNNPLTDLRDSDAANNAGVAEIAVTLGNAGENNHTLDIGYKSSPVITFDPPPGPDAFSCAANVRLATSVQVNGDSQAAGSTGAGVDGLITFDYAATGELAAPFSKATAGQVGSVWGLSYDVSRKKLYAAAFLKRHASFGPNGIGAIYQMDGTSATPTPSLLMDLAAKGWMWARVRVSRQAVRWMTPTNCRLMPPNRRGIGMRLRKWVKFPSVTSTSVPTAILCGQSTLSSANWWKLI; this is encoded by the coding sequence ATGATTCATCATAAACCGACATGGCTGGGGGCTATTGGAGTCGTTGCGCTATTGCCGTCAGTGACGCTGGCTGATGTCAGCGGCAAGGTATTCCGCGATTTCAACGCCAATGGTGTATTTGACAGCAATGAAGTGGGCGTTGCTAATGTTACCGTCAAAGCCTTTGACCCTAGCGGCGCACAAGCGGCTACTGCTGTTTCTGCGGCTGATGGGACATATGCCCTTACTCTGGCAACAGGTACGGATTACCGGGTGGAATTTACGTGGGGTGAAGATTGGTTGCAACCCGCTGCCGCTGGTGGAACTTCGGTGCAATTCGTGAAAAATGGGGCACGTAGTATTAATTTTGCCTTACACAACCCCGCGCAAACGGTCGCACCGGGGGCAACACCCAGTGTCGTCACCGCAGTACAAAGTGGCAGTGTTCATTACGGCACAGAGTTCGTTCTCACCAAAACACCTGAATCCGCCGGTTCAACCAGCTCAACCAGCATGAATGCTTACATGACGCCCGCTCCGACGGTTTTGGCACAAGAGCAAGAGATTGGGGCAATTTGGGGGGTGGCGCATGATCGTTCACGGCAACGCTTATTGGCGGCGGCTTTTGTGAAACGTTTTGCACGCTTGGCGGGAAACCCCACTACCATTTATAGCGTGCCAGAAAACGCGGGTACACCGACCACATGGATTACGCTAGATGCCTCTCGCGCTGATCCGCACGGTGCTTCCCCTGATTGGAGTAAAGATTTCGATGTCATCCCCAGTGTCGGTAAAGAAGGTTTGGGTGACGTAGACATCGCCGAAGATGGCAAAACGGTTTACACCATTGATTTGCAAACACGCGAGTTAGTGCTTATTCCCGTGAATACCGATGGCAGTGCAGGCACACCCAGTCGTGTTGCTTTATCCACAACGTTGGCTAATTGCACCGATAGCAACGATATTCGCCCGATGGGTTTAGGCGTGCGCGATGGCAAAGTGTTTGTTGGTAGCGTGTGCAGTGGGGAATCGACGGTAAGCGGTTTGCCGATTGCCAGCACAGCGGCGCGTAAGGGCGACCCTAGCAAACTTCGTGGTTATGTTCATGTCTGGGATGGCGCGACGACCTTTGCTCCTGTTGCTGATTTCGCCCTGAATTATCAACGTGGCTGCTTAAACAGCGGTGGTATGGGCAATTGCGACACTTATGGTAATGCCGCATGGCAGGCATGGACACCTACTTACCCATTCAGTGATTGGAGTGGTTACGGCAACGGTTATCCGCAGCCACTGATTTCCGATATTGAATTCACCCCCAAGGGTGACATGGTGTTGGGGCTGGCAGATCGCTTTGGACACATGGATGGTGGCTATGCCGCAGAACCACCTTCTGGCAGTTTTAACAGTGGACAGCTCACCATTGCTGGTGACACTTTGCACGCTTGCAAAACAGGTGAAAACACTTGGGTCATGGAAAAACTCATTTCTGGTGATGCTTCATGCAGCACTGCTGGAAAAGGTTATGACGCAAACAAACAACCTACTCTTGATGAATATTACTTTGAAGACGACATGGGATTGATTATTCCCGGCAACCATGCAGATGTCGGTGATGGCGGCATAGGCATAGTATTAGAAAATAGTGCAATTATTTCTACCGTTATGGATCCGGCGCGTAACGCACCGTGGAGTAGCGATGGCAAAGATCCTTGGCAATCACACGGTTTACACTGGTATGACAGCACAACAGGCGGATTCAACAAAGGTTATGTATTAGTTGATGAAGGCCAGCCTAGCGATCAACCCATTTGGGGGAAAGGCAACGGCTTAGGTGACGTTGAGGTATTGTACCCGCCCGCCCCTGTCGAAATTGGCAATCGCGTGTGGCTCGATACCAACAGCGACGGTATTCAAGGTGCAGACGAAGCCGGTATTGATGGCGTTGAGGTTAAACTCGTGTGCGGTAGCGATCAGGCTGTCACGACAACCGCGAATGGCGGGCAATTTCTCTTTTCTAATGCGCAAGGTGGGAATGCGCCTTTCATGGAATACGGTGAAAGTTGCACAATTAAAGTGGATGGCACACAAACCGGCGTTAAAGATTACAGCCTGACTACCCAGAATGCTGACAGTGTGACTGATAATAATCCGCTCACCGACCTACGGGATTCCGATGCGGCGAATAATGCCGGTGTCGCAGAAATTGCAGTGACGCTCGGTAATGCCGGTGAAAATAACCATACGCTGGATATTGGTTACAAAAGCTCGCCCGTCATTACTTTCGACCCACCGCCGGGCCCGGATGCGTTCAGTTGCGCCGCCAATGTACGCTTAGCCACGTCTGTGCAAGTCAACGGCGACAGCCAAGCCGCAGGCAGCACGGGTGCGGGTGTGGATGGTTTGATTACCTTCGATTATGCGGCAACGGGCGAATTAGCCGCACCCTTTAGCAAAGCAACAGCCGGTCAAGTCGGTTCTGTGTGGGGTTTGTCTTATGACGTATCGCGTAAGAAATTGTATGCCGCCGCTTTCCTCAAACGCCATGCGAGTTTTGGCCCGAATGGAATTGGTGCGATTTACCAAATGGACGGCACATCCGCCACGCCAACCCCCAGTTTGCTGATGGATTTAGCCGCGAAGGGGTGGATGTGGGCACGAGTCCGCGTGTCGCGGCAAGCGGTGCGATGGATGACCCCAACGAATTGCCGATTGATGCCTCCAAACCGTCGTGGGATCGGGATGCGTTTGCGCAAGTGGGTAAAATTTCCCTCGGTGACATCGACATCAGTGCCGACGGCAATACTTTGTGGGCAGTCAACCTTAAGCAGCGCGAATTGGTGGAAATTGATCTGA